In Fibrobacter sp. UWEL, a single genomic region encodes these proteins:
- a CDS encoding glycoside hydrolase family 5 protein, with the protein MKKERLRGVNLGGWFSQVDCIQEKDPVGFPGLVPHIQTFLSASDFKRIREAGFNHVRVPVDYFNVFNGPELKPNEEVFGLLDKALKEIQAADLDVILDLHKCPGHDFHLASYEEQAFFVSADARKDTNKVWSYMAERYSTESRVMMELLNEPAAGDSKVWDKVKDEIFWTIRKHAPKNTIVVGANKWNSAREFEFLTPLDDDNAIYSFHTYTPVTFTHQGAEWIRDPFFKIERPWPGDYAAPADDGCTRLDVEFGKWDKARLQASIQNALDFRAKYDLPVACNEFGVYVQVARKYQLAWMRDFLDILREADVGYSYWNYKNLDFGLVSKGESLHNDLPQYNNADRLDTELMNLIAKG; encoded by the coding sequence ATGAAAAAAGAAAGACTACGGGGAGTGAATTTGGGTGGCTGGTTCAGTCAGGTTGACTGCATTCAGGAAAAAGATCCTGTAGGTTTTCCTGGACTAGTACCTCACATCCAGACCTTCCTTAGCGCAAGCGATTTCAAGCGCATCCGCGAGGCGGGGTTCAACCACGTTCGCGTGCCGGTGGACTACTTCAACGTATTCAACGGCCCTGAACTCAAACCCAACGAAGAAGTGTTCGGACTTCTGGACAAGGCCCTAAAGGAAATCCAGGCAGCAGACCTGGACGTGATTCTGGACCTCCACAAGTGCCCCGGACATGACTTCCATCTGGCTAGCTACGAAGAACAGGCTTTCTTTGTCAGCGCAGACGCCCGCAAGGACACCAACAAGGTGTGGTCCTACATGGCAGAGCGCTATAGCACTGAGTCTCGCGTCATGATGGAGCTGTTGAACGAGCCTGCCGCCGGCGACTCCAAGGTTTGGGACAAAGTAAAGGATGAAATTTTCTGGACCATCCGCAAGCACGCCCCCAAGAACACCATCGTGGTGGGCGCCAACAAGTGGAACAGTGCCCGCGAATTTGAATTCCTTACCCCGCTGGACGACGACAACGCCATCTACAGTTTCCATACTTACACTCCGGTGACCTTCACTCACCAGGGTGCCGAATGGATTCGCGATCCCTTCTTCAAGATTGAACGTCCCTGGCCCGGCGACTACGCCGCTCCTGCCGATGACGGTTGTACCCGTCTGGATGTAGAGTTCGGTAAGTGGGACAAGGCCCGACTCCAGGCAAGCATCCAGAACGCTCTGGATTTCCGCGCCAAGTACGACCTGCCCGTCGCCTGTAACGAATTCGGCGTCTACGTTCAAGTCGCCCGAAAGTATCAGTTAGCCTGGATGCGCGACTTCCTGGACATTCTCCGTGAAGCCGACGTAGGTTACAGCTACTGGAACTACAAGAACCTGGACTTCGGTCTGGTATCCAAGGGCGAATCCCTCCATAACGATCTGCCCCAGTACAACAACGCAGACCGCCTGGACACCGAACTCATGAACCTCATCGCTAAGGGGTAA
- a CDS encoding menaquinone biosynthetic enzyme MqnA/MqnD family protein, whose translation MTLRVGRIPFLVCAPFFHDFIGRESEFRDIEFVDGPPSAHCAGLKDGSIHLSPASSITFAQKPGAFVLSPDLCTSCSFEVRSVKLFSKLQINSLDGKRIRMTAQSKTSVTLLRILLEERFGVKPVYVDGAYEDGDDACLLIGDQALEENERHRFSYDYDLGTLWQEWQRAPFVFGAWIISKTALDAEHLESLHRYLEATKISIEKFRNNPSRALDKWLAKYPVNLPRSVVENYYSALDYRFTEERKNSLSKFFELSKKLGLVGSAPVLEFLHP comes from the coding sequence ATGACTTTACGAGTTGGACGAATTCCTTTTTTAGTCTGTGCGCCCTTTTTTCATGATTTTATTGGGCGTGAATCGGAATTTCGTGACATTGAGTTTGTGGATGGACCTCCCAGCGCCCATTGTGCGGGGCTGAAGGATGGATCAATCCATCTTTCTCCGGCTTCTTCCATTACTTTTGCACAAAAACCGGGCGCATTTGTCCTGTCGCCGGATCTTTGCACCTCCTGTTCCTTTGAAGTTCGTTCCGTTAAGTTGTTCTCTAAATTGCAGATAAATTCTTTAGATGGTAAGCGGATTCGGATGACCGCCCAGAGCAAGACTTCGGTAACTCTGTTGCGTATCCTTCTGGAAGAGCGCTTCGGCGTGAAGCCTGTTTATGTGGATGGCGCCTACGAGGATGGGGATGACGCCTGCCTCCTGATTGGAGATCAGGCTCTTGAAGAAAATGAACGCCACCGTTTTTCCTATGATTACGATTTAGGAACTCTCTGGCAGGAATGGCAGAGAGCCCCCTTCGTTTTTGGCGCCTGGATTATTTCCAAGACTGCCTTGGATGCGGAACACTTGGAATCCTTGCATCGATATCTTGAGGCCACAAAAATAAGCATTGAAAAATTCCGCAACAATCCGTCTCGCGCGTTGGATAAATGGCTTGCCAAGTATCCCGTAAACTTGCCGCGTTCGGTGGTGGAAAATTATTATAGTGCTTTGGATTATCGTTTTACAGAAGAACGTAAGAATTCCTTAAGCAAATTCTTTGAATTATCGAAAAAATTGGGCCTGGTGGGGTCTGCTCCTGTGTTGGAATTTTTACATCCATAA
- a CDS encoding diguanylate cyclase, which yields MVEEKILIVDDNAEVLNQTSELLSHVGYNVTCCTSGEEALEFLNSNRVDLVLLDINMPNMNGFEVCLRIRQRFALDDLPIIFLTSREDTDSITKGFHSGASDFVSKNAMSDVLLARVNVHIRLARALRHLRDISLTDDMTGCYNRRHGMYSLREWFSRSRRYGNSFSLIYFDVNGLKVVNDRYGHQAGDLLLRSVVNSVKALLRESDLLFRMGGDEFMIICPETDKKGAFICVDRMRKAVDDITIVDQKVSFAYGIAHSSEDYAEMDDMLHSADVSMYECKKKMKK from the coding sequence ATGGTTGAAGAAAAAATTCTGATTGTCGATGACAATGCAGAAGTCTTGAATCAGACTTCTGAACTGTTATCCCACGTAGGTTACAATGTGACCTGCTGTACTTCCGGCGAAGAAGCTCTGGAATTCCTGAACAGCAACCGAGTTGACCTGGTCCTTCTCGATATCAACATGCCGAACATGAATGGCTTCGAAGTGTGCTTGCGCATCCGCCAGCGTTTTGCCTTGGATGATCTTCCCATCATTTTCCTGACTAGCCGCGAAGACACCGATAGTATTACCAAGGGCTTCCATTCCGGCGCCTCCGATTTTGTAAGCAAGAATGCAATGTCCGACGTTCTTCTTGCCCGCGTGAACGTGCATATCCGTCTGGCTCGTGCGTTGCGCCACCTCCGTGACATTTCCCTTACGGACGATATGACCGGCTGCTACAACCGTCGTCATGGCATGTATTCCCTCAGGGAATGGTTCTCCCGCAGCCGTCGTTACGGAAATAGTTTCTCCCTGATTTACTTCGATGTAAACGGCCTGAAGGTGGTGAACGATCGCTATGGCCACCAGGCGGGCGACTTGCTGCTCCGTTCCGTAGTGAATTCCGTAAAGGCTCTTCTTCGTGAATCCGATTTGCTGTTCCGTATGGGCGGTGACGAGTTCATGATCATCTGTCCCGAAACGGACAAGAAGGGCGCATTCATCTGCGTGGATCGTATGCGTAAGGCGGTGGACGATATTACCATCGTGGACCAGAAGGTTTCCTTCGCTTATGGCATTGCTCACTCTTCCGAAGATTATGCGGAAATGGACGACATGCTCCACAGTGCGGATGTATCCATGTACGAATGCAAGAAGAAGATGAAGAAATAA
- a CDS encoding bifunctional 4-hydroxy-2-oxoglutarate aldolase/2-dehydro-3-deoxy-phosphogluconate aldolase has product MNLLEFLKDMPVIGILRDIPRGSEELCAKTAAKCGLKAIEVTMNTDGAAEIITSLKAACKPYDITVGAGTVRHDKDLERALLAGAAFIVTPNTRTNIIRTAAGSNTPIIPGALTPTEVQKAYDLGATAVKIFPVDCVGGPKYIKALRGPFRDIPLLACSGVNAENAGEYLKAGANLLAFGGSIFSAKLMQEGNWDEIGKRLTELLDAVRKAL; this is encoded by the coding sequence ATGAATCTACTTGAATTTTTAAAAGACATGCCGGTCATCGGCATCCTCCGCGACATTCCCCGCGGTTCCGAAGAACTGTGTGCCAAGACTGCCGCCAAATGCGGTTTGAAGGCAATTGAAGTCACCATGAATACAGATGGTGCAGCAGAAATCATTACTTCCCTGAAGGCAGCTTGTAAGCCCTATGATATTACCGTAGGCGCAGGCACAGTACGTCATGACAAGGATCTGGAAAGAGCGCTACTTGCAGGAGCCGCATTCATTGTCACGCCCAATACCCGCACCAACATTATCCGCACGGCAGCAGGGTCCAACACGCCTATCATTCCAGGAGCGCTCACTCCCACGGAAGTCCAGAAGGCTTATGACCTAGGGGCAACCGCCGTGAAAATCTTCCCGGTGGATTGCGTTGGCGGTCCCAAGTATATCAAGGCACTTCGCGGTCCTTTCCGTGATATTCCCCTGCTAGCTTGCAGCGGCGTGAATGCAGAAAATGCAGGTGAATACCTGAAGGCAGGCGCCAACCTGCTGGCCTTTGGCGGAAGCATCTTCAGCGCCAAACTCATGCAGGAAGGCAACTGGGATGAAATCGGCAAGCGTCTGACGGAACTCCTAGACGCTGTCCGCAAAGCCCTCTAA
- a CDS encoding ABC transporter permease yields MSPLSLIKVALKALFRNRMRTFLSVLGIVIGVAAVIAMVAMGEGSKQSIKDQMTSMGTNAIIIMPNSNRRGGVQMSSDNSSEYLEEEDVKELREKAQYINAVSPMISANGQAIVGNNNSPTQLSGISSDYLKIRNYEIADGVMFDDDADRIAKVCVIGQTVVKNLFPDTDPIGKTIRYKSIPLKVIGVLKGKGSGDFGQDQDDVIFTPYQTVMKRFNATTEIRQIFANSIGEGYAEKATEEIMGILKERRSWTKPTDPFRIFTQEEMITMMTTTSDMLSLVLTAIAGISLLVGGIGIMNIMYVSVTERTKEIGLRMAIGARGRDILLQFLFESVAISLLGGLIGIALGIGASEIVKNVLNWPMSVSITSVVASFSVCFITGVFFGWYPARKASRLDPIEALRFE; encoded by the coding sequence ATGAGTCCGTTATCCCTAATTAAAGTTGCCCTGAAGGCTCTTTTCCGCAATCGCATGCGCACCTTCCTTTCGGTGCTGGGCATCGTCATCGGTGTTGCCGCCGTGATCGCCATGGTGGCTATGGGCGAAGGTTCCAAGCAGTCCATCAAGGACCAGATGACCTCCATGGGTACAAACGCCATTATCATCATGCCCAACAGCAACCGCCGTGGCGGCGTGCAGATGAGTTCCGACAACTCCTCGGAATATCTCGAAGAGGAAGATGTTAAGGAACTTCGCGAAAAAGCCCAGTACATTAACGCGGTCTCCCCCATGATCAGCGCCAACGGCCAGGCCATTGTGGGCAATAACAACTCCCCCACACAGCTCAGCGGCATTTCCAGCGACTACCTGAAGATTCGCAACTACGAGATTGCCGACGGCGTCATGTTCGATGACGATGCAGACCGCATCGCGAAAGTCTGCGTCATCGGCCAGACCGTGGTGAAGAACCTGTTCCCTGATACAGACCCCATCGGAAAGACCATCAGGTATAAGAGCATCCCGCTGAAAGTCATCGGCGTTCTAAAAGGAAAGGGCAGCGGCGACTTCGGCCAGGACCAGGATGACGTGATCTTCACGCCTTACCAGACAGTGATGAAACGCTTTAATGCCACTACGGAAATCCGTCAGATTTTCGCCAACTCCATCGGTGAAGGCTATGCGGAAAAAGCCACCGAAGAAATTATGGGCATTCTCAAGGAACGTCGCAGCTGGACCAAGCCCACAGATCCCTTCCGCATTTTTACCCAGGAAGAAATGATCACCATGATGACCACCACTTCCGACATGCTTTCCCTGGTGCTTACGGCAATTGCAGGCATCAGCCTTCTGGTGGGCGGCATCGGCATTATGAACATCATGTACGTTTCCGTTACAGAACGTACTAAGGAAATCGGCCTCCGTATGGCTATCGGCGCCCGCGGCCGCGACATTCTTCTGCAGTTCCTTTTTGAATCTGTCGCCATCAGCCTGCTGGGCGGCCTCATCGGCATTGCCCTCGGTATCGGAGCTTCAGAAATCGTGAAGAACGTCCTGAACTGGCCTATGAGCGTTTCCATTACAAGTGTCGTCGCAAGCTTTAGCGTTTGCTTCATTACAGGCGTATTCTTCGGCTGGTATCCGGCACGTAAGGCAAGTAGGCTCGACCCCATTGAAGCGTTGAGATTCGAATAA
- a CDS encoding ABC transporter ATP-binding protein: MEKSPILSIQNIRRDFKMGDETVHALRGVSFDIHEGEFVTIMGTSGSGKSTMLNILGCMDKPTSGHYILDGEHTEKLKRDALAKIRNQKLGFVFQSYNLLSRTTALENVELPLLYNSKISATERHKRAIRALEMVGLQDRMNHLPNQMSGGQQQRVAIARALVNDPVIILADEATGNLDTRTSYEIMMIFQELHRQGKTIAFVTHEPDIATFSGRTITLRDGLLKKDVLNVNVADAKAALEALPPPEVFDDEEDA, encoded by the coding sequence ATGGAAAAATCCCCTATTTTATCAATCCAGAACATCCGTCGCGACTTCAAGATGGGCGACGAGACGGTCCACGCCCTGCGCGGAGTCAGTTTTGATATTCACGAAGGGGAATTTGTGACCATCATGGGTACCAGCGGCTCCGGCAAATCCACCATGCTGAATATTTTGGGATGCATGGACAAGCCTACATCCGGCCACTACATCCTGGATGGGGAACATACCGAAAAATTGAAGAGGGACGCTCTCGCAAAGATTCGAAACCAGAAGTTGGGTTTCGTATTCCAGAGCTACAACCTGCTGAGCAGAACTACCGCTCTTGAAAATGTGGAACTGCCCCTCCTGTACAATTCCAAGATTTCTGCAACGGAACGCCACAAGCGGGCAATTCGAGCTCTGGAAATGGTGGGACTTCAAGACCGCATGAATCATTTGCCCAACCAAATGTCCGGCGGTCAGCAGCAACGTGTGGCCATCGCCCGCGCCCTGGTAAACGACCCGGTGATTATTTTGGCAGATGAAGCTACCGGTAACCTGGACACTCGTACCAGCTACGAAATCATGATGATTTTCCAGGAACTGCACAGACAAGGCAAGACCATCGCATTCGTGACTCACGAGCCGGATATCGCTACCTTTAGCGGCCGCACCATCACCCTGCGGGACGGCCTCCTGAAAAAAGATGTTTTGAACGTGAATGTGGCCGACGCCAAGGCCGCCCTGGAAGCATTGCCTCCTCCAGAAGTTTTTGACGATGAGGAGGATGCCTAA
- a CDS encoding GtrA family protein, with protein sequence MLHFVKYNLIGIMNTLITLVVSWVLFEILDCSLVLSNFLGFIAGGINSYVMNRIWNFKSNNEKKTEMIRFLVVFLCAYGLNLLVLKGCEYALINFSIFDGICQFTARFTKPTFLANIVANVVYVLASYTLYKKWVFRK encoded by the coding sequence ATGCTTCATTTCGTCAAGTACAATCTCATTGGAATTATGAATACCTTGATCACCCTAGTGGTGTCCTGGGTGCTTTTTGAAATACTGGACTGTAGCCTCGTGCTATCCAATTTTCTGGGCTTTATCGCCGGCGGAATCAACAGCTACGTGATGAACCGCATCTGGAATTTCAAGAGCAACAACGAAAAAAAAACCGAAATGATTCGGTTCCTTGTAGTCTTCCTTTGCGCCTACGGGTTGAATCTGCTAGTATTGAAAGGCTGCGAATACGCTCTGATCAACTTCAGCATTTTCGATGGGATCTGCCAATTTACCGCACGATTTACAAAGCCCACCTTCCTTGCGAACATCGTGGCAAACGTGGTCTACGTGCTGGCAAGCTACACCCTGTACAAGAAATGGGTTTTCCGAAAGTAA
- a CDS encoding acetyl-CoA hydrolase/transferase C-terminal domain-containing protein: protein MNWIEDKKCTAEEAALLINDGDVLGVSGFTLAGYPKVVPTALAARAEKLHAEGKPFQVTLFSGASTGDSCDGALARANAVSFRMPYQSNPALRKAINSGAIKYIDAHLGKMGYWIRTGALPRPTVAIIEVTSILPDGRVCLSTSGGNSVTFLESAEKVILELNTRFGDACVGIHDVALPELPPHAKALAIDAAGDRVGETFARVNPNRVLAIVEQSRFDEVTPFVEPDEISRNIGERILDFIRYEENRGRLLKGLAYQSGVGKVANAVLSAMAADDRLHQIDLYTEVIQEAVLPLLKNGKLGIASGTALTLSESTQKEFVANAEEWKKHLVIRQQEVSNSPDVIKRIGVISMNTALEVDIFGNVNSSLVTGSAMMNGIGGSADFARNCLLGFFMTPSVAKNGTISSVVPYVSHVDHPDHDTMIFVTEQGLADLRGLAAEDRARLIIKNCAHPNFKEPLSDFLEYSLKHAKGIHMPLAINRAFEMHQKFLETGSML from the coding sequence ATGAATTGGATTGAAGACAAAAAGTGTACCGCAGAAGAAGCTGCTCTCCTGATTAACGATGGTGATGTTCTTGGTGTTTCCGGCTTTACGCTGGCAGGGTACCCCAAGGTGGTGCCTACCGCGCTTGCGGCTCGTGCAGAAAAACTCCACGCCGAGGGAAAGCCCTTCCAGGTAACTCTTTTCTCCGGAGCCTCTACCGGCGATTCCTGCGATGGCGCCCTTGCTCGCGCAAATGCCGTCAGCTTCCGCATGCCCTATCAGTCCAATCCCGCTCTCCGTAAGGCCATTAACTCCGGTGCCATCAAGTACATTGACGCCCACCTTGGTAAGATGGGCTACTGGATCCGCACGGGCGCACTGCCCCGTCCTACGGTTGCCATTATTGAAGTCACCAGCATTTTGCCTGACGGTCGAGTTTGCCTTTCTACATCCGGCGGTAACTCCGTCACATTCCTGGAGTCCGCAGAAAAGGTCATTCTGGAATTGAATACTCGCTTTGGGGATGCCTGCGTAGGTATTCACGACGTGGCTCTTCCGGAATTGCCTCCTCACGCCAAGGCCTTGGCTATTGATGCCGCCGGCGATCGCGTAGGTGAAACCTTTGCCCGCGTGAACCCCAATCGGGTCCTTGCCATTGTGGAGCAGTCCCGCTTTGACGAAGTCACGCCTTTTGTGGAACCGGATGAAATTTCCCGCAATATTGGCGAACGCATTCTGGACTTCATTCGCTATGAGGAAAACCGCGGTCGCCTCCTGAAGGGACTGGCCTATCAGAGTGGCGTAGGTAAGGTTGCCAATGCGGTTCTGAGCGCCATGGCCGCCGATGATCGCCTCCACCAGATTGATCTTTACACCGAAGTCATCCAGGAAGCGGTTCTCCCGCTGTTGAAGAACGGCAAACTGGGCATCGCCTCCGGTACCGCTCTTACTTTGTCTGAAAGTACCCAGAAGGAATTCGTTGCTAATGCTGAAGAATGGAAGAAACATCTGGTAATCCGCCAGCAGGAAGTGAGCAACAGCCCCGATGTCATCAAGCGTATTGGCGTCATCTCCATGAACACCGCTCTTGAAGTGGATATCTTCGGTAACGTGAACAGTTCTCTTGTGACGGGTTCTGCCATGATGAACGGCATCGGCGGTTCTGCAGACTTCGCTCGCAACTGCCTGCTGGGATTCTTCATGACGCCTTCTGTGGCGAAGAATGGCACCATCAGCTCTGTGGTTCCCTACGTAAGCCATGTGGACCATCCGGATCACGACACCATGATTTTCGTGACGGAACAGGGTCTTGCGGACCTTCGTGGCCTGGCTGCCGAAGATCGCGCCCGCCTGATTATCAAGAACTGCGCTCATCCCAACTTCAAGGAACCGCTGAGCGACTTCCTGGAATACAGCCTGAAGCACGCCAAGGGCATCCACATGCCCCTAGCCATCAACCGCGCCTTCGAAATGCACCAGAAGTTCCTCGAAACCGGCAGTATGCTTTAA
- a CDS encoding histidine phosphatase family protein gives MYRLVFLILPLIFVACKGHTGVESELNEDFSSSSGHSSNPSDPNSSNSPANSVDPDDPENTQGVEIIEPIGPSSGDEEVVEDTTAVEDASALPKCTSSNDGESFFVAAENALYFCVSGEWRTDVVEQIGVSCNDGSLSIGAEEEVPSESVFGIDTLTGEIVYRREGVVVAGIAEKGPFRHGASVTVVELDSAARLADSDRKHKACITSGNGSYSFDAFDIVSPYVRVETTGYYKNELTGGLSSEPVTLKSVTDLTERDSVNVNILTHLEAVPTLKLVEQSGYNSPIRMFKEQSLMKVLYAFGIKIEGFNDALFAQSQGGFGFGGQSSAAQTINKTADEVSLFAGDEFSSALMAISVMLQRHGSGKEMLLFADSIAQKIAGSGNWDDWTSRAHLADWLMALDINGEFNKIRKNVSSWGLGDVPDFEKHLRKFWTNEYQFPTCGKSNAGVVTHIGYSQSNYFGCNYQDTTKTKVRFTCDAELGRWRAATDIEKDTVGLGADTSKYDGALRPGVINNDKTYIYEKSTNTWRLASSDDVMDFTDVEDVYKGLAADESVVFVLRHAERTNETGSKGHLTDNGKAQAKSVGAKLKSAGRMYFAYSGYTRTLETCESIAAGAGLSASPDSLAGLNGEWFVKSGEPSIEDVSRWAYTGSPAGSFYDLEERSKELVSDYILANRSKLQKVNFYISHDRMILPFAVYASKGKVDLRFFDVMGTRNWINFLAGVAVIFDSAGKVRYVPVRGLDSGTMKL, from the coding sequence ATGTATCGTTTGGTTTTTCTGATTTTGCCCCTTATTTTCGTCGCCTGTAAAGGACATACAGGTGTCGAGTCCGAATTGAATGAGGACTTTTCCAGTTCCTCGGGTCACTCCAGTAACCCCAGTGATCCTAACAGCTCTAACTCTCCCGCCAATTCGGTTGATCCTGACGACCCTGAAAACACTCAAGGCGTCGAAATTATTGAGCCCATAGGCCCGTCCTCTGGTGACGAAGAAGTGGTGGAGGACACCACTGCCGTGGAAGATGCCAGTGCGCTGCCCAAGTGTACCTCTTCCAACGATGGGGAATCCTTCTTTGTGGCTGCCGAGAATGCTCTGTATTTCTGCGTCAGCGGAGAATGGCGTACCGATGTGGTTGAACAGATTGGTGTTTCCTGTAACGATGGCTCCCTTTCCATCGGTGCCGAAGAAGAAGTTCCCTCCGAGTCCGTATTTGGCATTGATACCCTCACCGGCGAAATCGTCTATCGTCGTGAAGGAGTTGTCGTAGCCGGCATTGCCGAAAAGGGCCCGTTCCGTCATGGCGCTTCCGTAACTGTGGTGGAACTGGATAGTGCTGCACGACTGGCTGATTCCGACCGTAAGCACAAGGCTTGCATTACTTCCGGCAACGGTTCCTATAGCTTTGATGCTTTCGATATCGTTTCTCCCTACGTCCGAGTGGAAACTACAGGTTACTATAAGAACGAATTGACAGGCGGTCTTTCTTCTGAACCCGTCACGTTGAAGTCCGTTACGGATCTTACGGAACGTGATTCCGTGAACGTGAATATTTTGACTCATCTGGAGGCTGTGCCTACTCTGAAACTTGTAGAACAGAGTGGTTACAATTCTCCCATCCGCATGTTCAAGGAACAGTCCTTGATGAAGGTCCTTTATGCATTCGGCATCAAGATCGAAGGCTTTAACGACGCCCTCTTTGCCCAGAGCCAAGGCGGTTTCGGCTTCGGTGGACAGTCCTCTGCGGCACAGACCATCAACAAGACTGCAGACGAGGTGAGCCTATTTGCCGGGGACGAATTCAGTAGCGCCTTGATGGCAATTTCTGTGATGCTCCAGCGTCATGGCTCCGGCAAGGAAATGCTGTTGTTTGCGGACTCCATCGCCCAAAAGATTGCAGGAAGCGGCAACTGGGACGACTGGACTTCTCGCGCTCATCTGGCAGACTGGCTGATGGCTCTGGATATTAACGGAGAGTTTAATAAGATCCGCAAGAACGTGTCCAGCTGGGGCTTGGGTGACGTACCTGATTTTGAAAAGCACTTGCGTAAGTTCTGGACCAACGAATACCAGTTCCCCACTTGTGGCAAGTCTAACGCAGGCGTCGTAACTCATATCGGTTACAGCCAGTCTAATTACTTTGGTTGTAATTACCAGGATACCACCAAGACTAAGGTCCGTTTTACCTGCGATGCAGAATTGGGTCGCTGGCGCGCCGCTACCGACATCGAAAAGGATACGGTGGGCTTGGGTGCAGATACCTCCAAGTACGATGGCGCTCTCCGTCCTGGTGTCATTAACAACGACAAGACTTACATCTACGAAAAGTCTACAAACACATGGCGTCTTGCCTCCAGCGATGACGTGATGGACTTTACGGATGTGGAAGATGTTTACAAGGGCTTGGCCGCAGACGAATCTGTTGTGTTCGTGCTCCGCCATGCTGAACGTACCAACGAGACGGGTTCCAAGGGCCACCTGACGGATAACGGAAAGGCTCAGGCAAAGAGCGTTGGTGCCAAGCTTAAGAGTGCCGGTAGAATGTATTTCGCATACTCCGGATATACCCGTACCTTGGAAACCTGCGAAAGCATTGCAGCTGGCGCAGGCCTAAGCGCATCTCCCGATAGCCTTGCTGGCCTTAATGGCGAGTGGTTTGTGAAGTCTGGTGAACCATCTATTGAAGATGTGAGCCGCTGGGCCTACACGGGATCTCCTGCAGGCAGCTTCTACGATCTGGAAGAACGCAGTAAGGAACTGGTTTCCGATTACATCCTGGCCAATCGCAGTAAATTGCAGAAGGTCAACTTCTACATCTCCCACGATAGAATGATCCTGCCTTTTGCGGTATATGCCTCCAAGGGCAAGGTGGACCTGCGGTTCTTTGACGTGATGGGTACCCGCAACTGGATCAATTTCCTGGCTGGCGTAGCTGTGATTTTCGATAGCGCCGGAAAGGTTCGTTATGTTCCTGTCCGCGGTTTGGATTCTGGAACCATGAAACTTTAA
- a CDS encoding acetyl-CoA carboxylase biotin carboxyl carrier protein subunit, protein MKKTVRISFEGKSYDVEVEVLDSNVAVAAAPAPAAAPAPVAAPAPAAAPAVAGGTEVKSPLAGSVFKLKVKVGDKVEANQEVAIIEALKMENPVVAPCAGTVNSVSVKETDTVVDGQTLLTIA, encoded by the coding sequence ATGAAGAAGACCGTACGTATCAGTTTCGAAGGCAAGAGCTACGATGTAGAAGTTGAAGTTCTTGATTCCAATGTTGCAGTTGCTGCAGCTCCCGCTCCCGCCGCTGCTCCCGCACCGGTTGCCGCTCCTGCTCCCGCTGCTGCACCTGCAGTTGCTGGTGGCACCGAAGTGAAGAGCCCCCTCGCTGGTTCCGTGTTCAAGCTGAAGGTCAAGGTTGGCGATAAGGTTGAAGCTAACCAGGAAGTCGCAATCATCGAAGCTCTCAAGATGGAAAACCCGGTTGTCGCTCCTTGCGCAGGTACCGTGAACTCTGTTTCCGTCAAGGAAACCGATACCGTCGTTGACGGCCAGACTCTCCTCACCATCGCTTAA